In Malus sylvestris chromosome 2, drMalSylv7.2, whole genome shotgun sequence, the genomic stretch TGTTGACGAAGTACCTGGCAGAAGCTGGGGAGAGCACACCACTTACAGCTGCCACCTGCATTGACAATCCTTTTGACTTAGAGGAGGCCACTAGGTCCTCTCCTCATCAGATGGCTATCGACCAGAGTCTCACCGATGGTCTCATAGATATTTTGAGATCTAACAAGGTGGACGACCGACTTGAAACTTCTAGTATAGTGCAAGTGCATTCCATCTATTACGAAACAACTTGTTACTTAAAATTCTTAATGTGGTTTCCAATTATGTTCAACCATTTAGTTAATGTAACCTACCCCTTACTGCTAGAAATTATGCTATATGCATGCCTGGTTTTGTAGGAACTGTTTCAAGGAAAATCAAAAGGGTTTGATGTGGAACAAGCTCTTTCAGCAAAATCTGTTCGTGATTTCGACAAAGCAATCTCCATTGTATCTTATGGTTATGAGGCCATTGAGGATTTTTATTCCAAATCAAGTACACGAGGTGTGATTGGGAATGTAAAGATCCCCGTCCTATTTATACAGGTACCTACATAGTTGTCAACTCAATGCAATCTTCTTCATTATTGACAAGCTTGTTCATTTTATGTTCATATTATGTTAATTTATCAGAAAAACGATGGTTCAGCACCACTCTTGTCAGTTCCACGCAGTTTGATAGCAGAAAATCCATTCACAAGCctacttttgtgttcttacttGCCTTCTAGTGTTATGGATGGTGGTAGATCTGCTGTGTCTTGGTGCCAGTACATAACAATTGAGGTAATTAATGAGTTTATTTCTCTTTGAGCTTGAATAATTTTTGTGTATCATTAAACCACCTCATGTTGAAGATTTTGATGGGATCTAAGTTTGCATTCTGATATTCTGATAAGAATGCATGTGGTATGTGCAGTGGCTCACAGCAGTAGAGCTTGGACTATTGAAGGGCCGTCACCCTCTTGATGTAGACCTACCCATAGACCCTTCAGAAGGATTATCTCTTGTGGAAGGTAGACTGTCCAACAATAGTGGTGCCAAGCTGTTGGATCTTGCCCAGTCAGATTCCTTAAATGGATATACCGCAGGTCCAGCAAACAGTATGCCTGAAGAAAATGATAATGCTGCTAGCTTTTGGATAAGATCCAGAAAGGACTCTTTGAGAAAGTCAGAGGTCCAAAACACAGGGTTGCAGCTTGTGGAAAATGGTTCCCCGGATCAGACTAAATCTGATGATCAAGAATTGGTCAATGAGGAGGAAGTCAGTCCTGTAGGCGAAAAAGGTCAAGTGTTACAGACAGCAGAAGTTGTGATGAAAATGCTAGATGTAACCATGCCTGATACTCTtacagaagaaaagaagaagaaggtggtgCTCGAAATTGCAGTTTTATGCTACTGTTTACTTTTGTGGTTGTGTTGATGTTAATTTGGGTCTCTGGTCTTGTCTATGTATGGTTCTGGTCTATCAGAATCAAATTGTGTACCCAGTATGTATTTATCTCACATTTATGTGGTATATGGGCCCAGGTCTTAGCAGCAGTTGATCAAGGAGACACGCTGATGAAAGCTTTGCAAGATGCAGTGCCGGAAGATCTTCGTGGAAAGCTAGCATCTGCTGTTTCTGGAGCTCTGCATACTCAAGGCACAAACCTAAAGTTTGATCAACTTTTGGGTATTGCTCGGATTCCTGACATGTCTTCAGGTCTaaagtcaaagatcaaggacaaGGTCATGGGAACATCAAGTTCAGAAGGGGTACAGAAAGACAATCGTTCATCGGATCTGTTGAAAAAGGATGATCTGGTGGACAGGTCAACTAACAAACTACCTGATGCAAACAAGCGTCCAGGGGGTTTAGAATCAGAGGATCCTCCCTCAGAGGGATCAGAAACGATTTCAAATCTGGACCAGTCTCAATCGTTAAGCAGTCAGGAAAGTGATATTTCTGGTTCTGTTGGAAAGGACACCAGCGAATCAGGAAATGATTCTTCCAAAGAAAAGGCTCCTGAAGATCTTTCCAATAGTGAAAAGTTTGTAAATCTAGACCAGTCTCAATCGTTGAGCAGTCAGGAAAGTGATATTTCTGATTCTGTCGGAAAGGACACTAGCCAATCAGGAAATGATAAGTCTTCCAAGGAAAAGGCTCCTGAAGATCTTTCCAATAGTGAAAAGGGTTCAGAACTAGAAACGACCCCTAACAATTCCAGCCAGGCTGAAATCGTTGGTGGTACTGAGGAAGCAATTGTTGAGGAGCAGAAAGACCAAGATGGTAGAATCACTCCGTTAGAcacaaagaaagaggaagacgATGATAATCAAAAGAGGGATAATAAGAATGTGCAGCCCATGGTGGACCAAAGTAAGAACTTCAGCGTTTCTGAGGCATTCAATGCATTGACAGGGATGGATGATAACACCCAAATGGCAGTCAACAATGTTTTTGGTGTTATAGAAAATATAATAACTCAAATGGAGGAGAGTTCACATGAAAGTGTAGTAAAAGAAGTTGATTCTGTATCAGAGTCTGAATCTGCAAAGGACCATGTCTGTGATGTCAATAGTCAAGAAGATTCAGAAGCAAGTAAGACTGACAAAAATGTACAGATGGATATGTTAAGCAATGTCCGTGTATCTGATCACCCTGAGAATGGTGCGGATTTGCAACCTGATGCACCAAATGGATGGGTAGAGAAGTCTAATCAAAGCCCCTCATCAGCTTATGGGATTGGTTTGAACAGTTCTCAGGGAAGTGATGCAGTTAACAGTGTAGGTGAtgataaaaatgaaaagaaggaTCAACTAGTTGGTACAAATCTTCTTAATCATGTAAAGAAGCCGCCGCTTTCCGTAACTTCAATTCCATATGGGGTAAATACTCTCGTTTCAAATGTACCTGACGAATCACTTGATTTAGATTCAACCGCTGCTCTGTTGTTGGACTATTTTCCAGAAGAAGGTCAGTGGAAGCTCTTAGAACAACCGGGACAAGTTGAAAGTTCTGTTGGTAACGCTGCAACTCATAGGGGTGTTGAAAGAAAGATTCACA encodes the following:
- the LOC126607941 gene encoding uncharacterized protein LOC126607941 isoform X2; amino-acid sequence: MGVGWGYGANMLTKYLAEAGESTPLTAATCIDNPFDLEEATRSSPHQMAIDQSLTDGLIDILRSNKELFQGKSKGFDVEQALSAKSVRDFDKAISIVSYGYEAIEDFYSKSSTRGVIGNVKIPVLFIQKNDGSAPLLSVPRSLIAENPFTSLLLCSYLPSSVMDGGRSAVSWCQYITIEWLTAVELGLLKGRHPLDVDLPIDPSEGLSLVEGRLSNNSGAKLLDLAQSDSLNGYTAGPANSMPEENDNAASFWIRSRKDSLRKSEVQNTGLQLVENGSPDQTKSDDQELVNEEEVSPVGEKGQVLQTAEVVMKMLDVTMPDTLTEEKKKKVLAAVDQGDTLMKALQDAVPEDLRGKLASAVSGALHTQGTNLKFDQLLGIARIPDMSSGLKSKIKDKVMGTSSSEGVQKDNRSSDLLKKDDLVDRSTNKLPDANKRPGGLESEDPPSEGSETISNLDQSQSLSSQESDISGSVGKDTSESGNDSSKEKAPEDLSNSEKFVNLDQSQSLSSQESDISDSVGKDTSQSGNDKSSKEKAPEDLSNSEKGSELETTPNNSSQAEIVGGTEEAIVEEQKDQDGRITPLDTKKEEDDDNQKRDNKNVQPMVDQSKNFSVSEAFNALTGMDDNTQMAVNNVFGVIENIITQMEESSHESVVKEVDSVSESESAKDHVCDVNSQEDSEASKTDKNVQMDMLSNVRVSDHPENGADLQPDAPNGWVEKSNQSPSSAYGIGLNSSQGSDAVNSVGDDKNEKKDQLVGTNLLNHVKKPPLSVTSIPYGVNTLVSNVPDESLDLDSTAALLLDYFPEEGQWKLLEQPGQVESSVGNAATHRGVERKIHTHSPAKVNGKVIETSYVILDTEKHQEPVKGYQEPVKEYETVENIEGRVEIGKEKIEEFMQFVKNIVLHTLKIEVGRRISADDMKRMEPYLYKDMEKVANAVSFDVGHDKYAPCLEVEYHSIIDCTSEKVGTLHGEHIIRAISSAVQGTSHLRRVLPVGVIVGSSLAALRKYFDVVTIHNYGQIEALTLGRAKVSGKKDLGKASGTEIHHMPVDKSDQNASLNSSVNREEEKTGLKNINNSVMVGAVTAALGASALFVGHQDSYKGDETSGESLSKSLVKGKGQKEPDKFEEAEKNQSNIVTSLAEKAMSVAAPVVPTKEGGEVDQERLVAMLADLGQRGGMLRLVGKAALLWGGLRGAMSLTDKLIQFLHIAERPLIQRIFGFVGMVLVLWSPIIVPLLPSFLQSWATNTSSRFAELACIVGLYTAFMILVVIWGKRIRGYENPLHRYGLDLTSFAKLGDFLKGLIGGVVLVLSIHSVSALLGCVNLAWPSTPSSLDAVARLKVYTQGLMTVGQGVVVATGIALVEELLFRAWLPQEIAADLGYHRGIIISGLVFALSQRSPLSVPGLWLLSLSLAGARQRSEGSLAIPIGLRAGIIASSFIIQRGGFLTYRANFLPWIMGTQPFQPFSGLIGFAFTLVLALVLYPTQPLRKENVERTIEEFKKQHGGE